In Brachionichthys hirsutus isolate HB-005 chromosome 5, CSIRO-AGI_Bhir_v1, whole genome shotgun sequence, a single genomic region encodes these proteins:
- the LOC137893584 gene encoding homeobox protein DBX1-B-like: MMFPCGALPPPLYQGLARPPAGLSSPLSRALPTGFLVEDILRLNQPISFMHRTFSSRSPGDFVPFGPGPVSSPRAPGPSTDRSALRSCSSPGSPQTACPDSRHLKFGVSAILAPPSRSGQSLQTKSVAVPFFDGSLHPFIRASYFTASSSVAPVPGTFSWPLMPRGKPRRGMLRRAVFSDLQRKALEKTFQKQKYISKPDRKKLAGKLGLKDSQVKIWFQNRRMKWRNSKERELLSTGGSRQQTLPTKTNPHPDLTDVSGTFCHRVGAAAPGSQAQQEHLHHHHRHSPSSPSGSSRQSESDGNRFVSP, translated from the exons ATGATGTTTCCCTGCGGCGCGCTGCCGCCTCCTCTCTACCAGGGCTTGGCGCGTCCCCCTGCGGGGCTCTCCTCGCCCCTGAGCCGCGCGCTCCCCACAGGATTCCTGGTGGAAGACATCCTTCGGTTAAACCAGCCTATCAGCTTCATGCATCGGACGTTCTCCTCCAGGAGCCCCGGGGACTTCGTGCCGTTCGGCCCAGGGCCGGTGTCCTCCCCCCGGGCTCCGGGACCGAGCACGGACCGGTCTGCGctccggagctgcagcagccccGGCTCTCCGCAGACAGCCTGCCCGGACTCACGTCACCTAAAGTTCGGCGTCAGCGCGATCCTGGCGCCGCCGTCACGGAGCG GCCAGAGTCTCCAGACGAAGTCTGTCGCGGTGCCTTTCTTTGACGGAAGCCTCCATCCGTTCATCAGAGCGTCCTATTTCACAG cttcctcctctgtgGCTCCGGTCCCGGGAACGTTTTCGTGGCCCCTGATGCCCCGGGGGAAGCCCAGGAGGGGCATGCTGCGGCGGGCTGTGTTCTCGGACCTCCAGAGGAAGGCCCTGGAGAAAACGTTCCAGAAGCAGAAATACATCAGCAAACCAGACAGGAAGAAGCTGGCCGGTAAACTGGGCCTGAAAGACTCGCAG GTgaagatctggttccagaaccgccGGATGAAATGGAGGAACTCCAAGGAGAGGGAGCTGCTGTCAACAGGAGGAAGCCGCCAGCAGACCCTCCCCACCAAAACCAACCCCCACCCAGACCTCACCGATGTGAGCGGCACCTTCTGCCACAGGGTGGGCGCGGCCGCCCCCGGCAGCCAGGCACAGCAGGAGcatcttcaccatcatcatcgtcacagtCCTTCCTCTCCGTCCGGGTCGAGCAGACAGTCCGAGTCCGACGGCAACCGTTTTGTGAGCCCGTGA